Proteins co-encoded in one Veillonellales bacterium genomic window:
- a CDS encoding transposase has translation MGRKARQLSSSGFYHVMFRGVNHQHVFEDKSDYTCFLSALHDLKIDLAFEIHAYCLMSNHVHLLLREKKLGDISLIMKRLLTKYAMYFNRKYQRSGALVASRYKS, from the coding sequence ATGGGAAGGAAAGCGAGACAATTAAGCAGCAGCGGCTTTTATCATGTAATGTTTCGAGGTGTTAATCATCAACACGTTTTTGAAGATAAGAGTGATTATACCTGCTTCCTAAGCGCATTGCATGACTTGAAAATCGATCTTGCTTTTGAGATACATGCTTATTGTTTAATGAGTAATCATGTTCATCTTTTACTTCGAGAAAAGAAATTGGGAGATATATCTCTGATTATGAAGCGGTTACTGACTAAATACGCTATGTACTTTAACCGTAAATATCAGCGTAGCGGAGCGCTGGTAGCAAGTCGCTATAAAAGTG